From Melopsittacus undulatus isolate bMelUnd1 chromosome 19, bMelUnd1.mat.Z, whole genome shotgun sequence, a single genomic window includes:
- the SCAMP4 gene encoding secretory carrier-associated membrane protein 4, whose product MAEKVNNFPPLPKFIPLKPCFYQNFADEIPIDYQSLVKRIYHVWIFYCITLVVNIIACLAWWIGGGYGVNFGLAILWLILFSPCGYVCWFRPAYKAFRSDSSFNFMAFFFIFGAQFILTLLQAIGFSGWGACGWLAAITFFSTNVAAAVFMLFPAIMFTMSAVAMLVSIIRVHKIYRGAGGSFQKAQDEWNSGTWRNPPSREAQYSNFSGNSLPEYPTVPNYPPGNQWP is encoded by the exons AGAAGGTGAATAACTTCCCACCGCTCCCCAAGTTCATCCCACTGAAACCATGCTTCTACCAGAATTTTGCTGATGAAATCCCCATTGATTATCAGTCTCTGGTGAAGAGAATCTACCATGTATGGATCT TTTACTGCATCACACTAGTAGTGAATATCATTGCGTGCCTGGCATGGTGGATCGGAGGAGGCTACGGGGTCAACTTTGGTCTGGCCATCCTCTGGCTTATCCTCTTCAGTCCCTGTGGCTACGTCTGCTGGTTCCGACCTGCCTACAAAGCCTTTCG GTCAGACAGCTCCTTTAATTTCATGgcctttttcttcatctttggtGCACAGTTCATCCTCACCCTCCTGCAGGCGATCGGATTCTCCGGCTGGGGAGCCTG TGGATGGTTGGCAGCCATTACTTTCTTCAGCACCAacgttgctgctgctgtgtttatgCTCTTTCCTGCCATCATGTTCACAATGTCAGCGGTTGCGATGCTCGTCAGCATTATAAGG GTACATAAAATCTACCGAGGGGCTGGTGGAAGCTTTCAGAAGGCTCAGGATGAGTGGAACAGCGGCACGTGGAGGAACCCCCCCAGCAGGGAGGCCCAGTACAGCAATTTTTCTGGGAACAGCCTGCCAGAGTACCCCACAGTACCCAACTATCCCCCAGGAAACCAATGGCCTTAA